CGTCTACGCCGCCCGCGCGGCGTTCGAGCGCGCCGGTCTCGGCCCCCAGGACGTCGACGTCGTCCAACTGCAGGACACCGACGCCGGCGCGGAGGTCATCCACATGGCCGAATGCGGCTTCTGCGCCGACGGCGACCAGGAGAAGCTGCTCGCCGACGGCGCCACCGAGATCACCGGGGCGCTGCCGGTCAACACCGACGGCGGGCTGATCGCCAACGGCGAGCCGATCGGCGCCTCCGGACTGCGCCAGCTGCACGAGTTGGTGCTGCAGTTGCGCGGGCAGGCCGGCGACCGCCAGGTGCCCGGGAACCCCACGGTGGGTTTCGCACAGGTCTACGGTGCCCCGGGGACCGCATCGGCGACGCTGGTGACGACCTGACCGCTCGGTCAGTCGATCAGCTCCGGAGGCGGAACGTACGTCGGCTCGTCTCCGGCGATCCTGATCGGGCTGCCGACCAGGCGGAAATCGCCTGCGGTGACGACCATTTCCGGATTCTCCTTGAGCGCCTCGGGAAGCGTACGGACTGCCGACACCGGGATTCCCAGCGGCCGCAACCGCTGCTCCCAGCCCTCGGCGGTGTCGGCGGCCAGCGCCGCGCTGACCGCCGCGAGCACCTCCTCGCGGCGGGCCGCACGCTCGTCCATCCTCGTGAACCCGTCGATACCGGCCTCCTCGGCGAACGCCTTCCAGAACCCGTCGTGGGTGATGAACAGCGCCAGGTAGCCGTCCGCCGTGGCGAATAGCTGAGCGGGAACGTAATAGGAGTGCGCGCCGTGGGGGTACCGGCGCGGCTCGAGCCCGTCGTTGAGGTAGGACGACGCGCGGTAGTTCAGTTGCGAGAGCATCACGTCGCGCAGCGAGACCTCGACCTGGCCGCCGCGGCCGCTGACGATCTGGGCCAACAGGCCCAGCGCGGCCGTCAGCCCGGTGGAGTTGTCCGCGGAGGAGTAGCCCGGCAGGACCGGCGGGCCGGCGGGATCGCCGGTCATCGCGGCCACCCCGGTGGCCGCCTGGATCACATAGTCGAACGCCGGTTGGTCGCCGCCGTCGAGGCCGAATCCCGTCAGCGCGACACAGACGATCCGGTCGTTGTGCCGCTTCAGTGCGTCGTAGGTGAGCCCGAGGCGGCGGATCACCGAGGGCTTCATGTTCACCAGCAGCGCATCAGATTCTGCGACCAGCTCCCCCAACCGGGCCTGCCCGGACTCCGATGCCAGGTCCAGCCGGACACTGCGCTTGTTGCGGTTGAGACTGGCGAAATAGCTGGGCCCGACCTGACGGGAGATCTCACCGCCGGGGGGTTCGATCTTGATCACCTCGGCGCCGAGATCGGCCAGCATCATGGTCGCGTAGGGACCGGCCAGCATCACCCCCACTTCGAGGATCCGGATCCCCGACAGCGGCCCACTCATCGAATCTCCTTGGCGAGCTCGGCGATCACCTCGCGGGTCCGGTATTTGGAGGCGACCAGCTCGTCGCGGGTCTCGCCGATCGGCAGCAGCCGCACCGACAGGTCGGTCACGCCGGCGTCGGCGAAGCGCCGGAACCGGGCCAGGATGGCGGATTCGTCACCGGCGGCACACAGGTCACCGACGTCGCGGGCCTCACCGCGCTCCAACAACCGCTGGTAGTTCGGTGAGACCTCGGCTTCGCCGAGGATCTGGTTGGCGCGTTCCCGCGCCGCGTCGACCTCGTCGGCCCCGCACAAACAGACCGGGATCCCGGCGACGATGCGGGGCGCGGGGCGCCCGGCGTTCTCGGCCGCCTTGGTGATCCGCGGGGCGATGTGGTCGCCGATGGCGCGTTCGTCGGCCATCCACAGCGAGGTCCCGTCGGTGAGCTGCCCGGCCAGATCCAGCATCACCGGTCCGAGCGCGGCAACCAGCACCGGCAGCGGCGAATCGGCGCCGAGCACGGTCGGGTTGTGCACCGTGAAGTTCGTGTTCTCGACGTCGACGGGCCCCGGGCCGCCGACGGCCGCGTTGAGCACCTGAAGATAGTCGCGGGTGTAGGCGGCGGGTCGCTGATAGGGCAGACCGAGCATGTCGGCGACGATCCAGTGGTGCGACGGCCCGACACCGAGTGCCAACCGTCCCCCGATGGCGGCGTGCACCGACAGGGCCTGGCGGGCCAGCGCGATCGGGTGCTGTGCCTGCAAGGGGACCACGGCGGTGCCGATCTCGATGCGGCTGGATTTGACACCCATCAGTGCCACCGCGGTCAGCGCATCGAAGTCGTTGGGCACCTGGGGAACCCACGCGGTGTCCAGTCCGGCGTTCTCGGCCCACTCGATGTCGGCAACCAGCTTGGTGACCTTGCGCGCCATGTCGCCGCGCTCGGCGCCGATCATCACTCCCAGTCGCATCGCTGTCAGACCTCCACCTGTTCGACCAGCCGTCGCACCCCCGCCACCAACTCCTCCAGCGATGTCCCGGTGGGAAAGACCGCCGCGGCGCCCAGCGACCGCAGCTTGGCCACGTCGCTCTGCGGAATGGTGCCGCCGACGACCACCGCGATGTCGGCGGCGTCGGCGGCGCGCAACGCCTCGACGACCCGGCCGGTCAGCGCGACGTGGGCCCCGGACAGGATGCTCAACCCCACCACCGCGACGTCCTCCTGCACGGCGGTGGCGACGATGTCGTCGATGCGCTGACGGATGCCGGTGTAGATCACCTCGAATCCCGCGTCGCGCAGTGTCCGCGCGACGATCTTGGCGCCCCGGTCGTGGCCGTCGAGGCCTGGCTTGGCGACCAGGACCCGAGCCGGGACGGGGTCGGCGGACGAAGGCGACGAGATCATCAAAACACCACCGGTTGCTGGAATTCGCCCCACACGGCCTTGAGCGCGGCCACCATCTCGCCCACCGTGCAGTAGGCGTTGGCGCAGTCGATGAGGGGATGCATCAAATTGTCGTCGCCCTCCGCGGCGCGCGAGAGCGCGGCCAGCGTGGCGGCGACGTCGTCGGAGTCGCGCTCGGACTTGACCCGGGCCAGGCGTTTGAGCTGGACCTCGCGGCCCTCGGCGTCGAGTTCGTAGGTGGCGATCTCCGGTGGCGGCTCGTCGCTGGTGAACCTGTTGACGCCGACGACCGGGCGCTCGCCCGACTCGATCTCATGGTGGATCTTGAATGCTTCGTCGGCGATGAGCCCCTGCAGATAGCCGTCCTCGATGGCGCGCACCATGCCGCCGTGATTCTCCAGGTCGGCCATGATCTCGATGATGCGCTCCTCGGTGGCGTCGGTGAGCGCCTCGATGAAGTAGGAACCGCCCAAAGGATCGACGACCCGGGTCACCCCGGTCTCGTAGGCCAGGATCTGCTGGGTGCGCAGGGCCAGCGTCGCGGACTCCTCGCTGGGCAGCGCGAAGGGCTCGTCCCACGCCGCGGTGAACATCGACTGCACACCGCCGAGCACGGCGGCCAGCGACTCGTAGGCGACCCGCACCAGGTTGTTCTGGGCTTGCGGCGCATACAGCGACGCTCCCCCGGCGACGCATCCGAACCGGAACATCGACGCCTTGTCGGTGCTCGCACCGTAGCGTTCCCGCACGAGGGTGGCCCACCGGCGCCGGCCCGCCCGGTACTTGGCGACCTCCTCGAAGAAGTCGCCGTGGGTGTAGAAGAAGAACGAGACCTGCGGGGCGAACTGCTCGATGCTCATCCGGCCCCGCTCCACGACGGTGTCGCAGTAGGTGACCCCGTCGGCGAGGGTGAACGCCATCTCCTGGACCGCGTTGGCCCCGGCGTCCCGGAAATGCGCGCCGGCCACCGAGATCGCGTTGAACCGCGGCACCTCGGCGGCGCAGAACTCGATGGTGTCGGCGATCAGCCGCAGCGACGGCTCCGGCGGCCAGATCCAGGTGCCGCGCGAGGCGTACTCCTTGAGGATGTCGTTCTGGATGGTCCCGGTGAGCTTGGCCCGCGGGATGCCGCGGCGTTCGGCGGCCGCCACGTAGAACGCGAGCAGGATCGCCGCGGTGCCGTTGATGGTGAAGCTGGTGCTGATCTTGTCCAGCGGGATGGTGTCGAACAGGATCTCGGCGTCGGCGAGGGTGTCGACGGCCACCCCGACCCGGCCCACCTCCTCCCCGACCTCGGGGTCGTCGGAGTCGTAGCCGCACTGGGTGGGCAGGTCCAGCGCCACCGACAGACCGGTGCCCCCCTGGTCCAGCAGGTAGCGATAGCGCCGGTTGGACTCCTCGGCGGTGCCGAAGCCGGAGTACTGCCGGAAGGTCCACAGCCGCCCGCGGTATCCGGAGGCGAAGTTGCCGCGGGTGAACGGATACCCGCCCGGTTCCGGCGGATCGGCTCGTCGGTCCGCCGGCCCGTACACCGCCTTCAGCGGTATCCCCGATGACGTCTGCACTGAATCGTCCATTTGCCGATACGTTACTTGCAAAAAAAGAGAATGCCAATACCACCGCGGCCCGGCACCGCCGATCACCGCGGCGCGCACACCGCAGCGGGTTGCGCACCCGGGCTCGGCGCGCGGTCAGCCCTCGATCAGCGCCGCCCGGGCCAGGGTCTGCTCGGCCATCTTCACATGCGCGGCATCGACGAGGACACCGTCGACGCCGACCGCACCGCGCCCGCCCTCGGCGGCCTGCCGATAGGCGGCCAGATTGCGTTCGGCCAGCGCGATCTCCTCCTCGGTCGGTGCGTAGACGGCGTTGGCCACCGGCACCTGGTCGGGGTGGATCGCCCACTTGCCGGTGTAGCCGATCAGCGAGGCCCGCTGGGCGTCACGGCGGTATCCGGTCAGGTCGGCGTAGTCCGGATACGGCGCGTCGATGGCATCGATGCCGGCGATGCGCGCCGCCACCATGATCTTGTTGCGCGCGTAGTGCCAGAAGTCACCCGGGTACTCCCCCAGCGGGACGAAATTGGTGTCCACCCGCGCACCCTGCGACAGCGAGAAGTCGCCGACCCCGAAGATCAGCGCGTCCAGACGCGGACTGGCCTTCGCGATGGCCTCCGCGTTCGCCAGCCCCTCGACCTCCTCGATCAGCACCTCCAGGCGGATCGAGGTGTCCAGGTGAAGCTTCTCCTCGAGCTGGGTCACCAGCACGTCGACCCACCACACGTCGCGGGCGGTGCGGGCCTTGGGCACGATGATGGTGTCCAGGTGGGACCCGGCCCGGGTGACGACCTCGATGACGTCGTCGTGGCACCACGGGGTGTCCAGCGCGTTGATGCGCACCGCACGCGCGGTGCGGCCCCAGTCCAGATCGGTCAGCGCGCCGATCGCCTTCTCCCGTGATTCGACCTTGTGCTGCGGCGGCACCGCATCCTCGAGGTCGAGGAAGACCAGGTCGGCGCCGCTGGACAGCGCACGGGCGAACATGTGGTCGTTGGCGGCCGGCACCGCCAGTTCCGAACGGCGCAGCAGTCCGGTCATGGTGAGATCGTCCCTTCGCTCAGAGCACGCCGTCGGCGCGCAGGTCATCGATTTCGGTGGTGGTCAAACCCAGGATCTCGCCGTACACCGCGGCGTTGTGCTCACCGAGCGCCGGACCCAGGTGCTCGACCCGACCCGACGACGCGGAGAACTTCGGGACCGGCGCCTGCACCGTCATCGCACCGAGGTCCGGATCGTCGGCCCGGACGAAGACCTCGCGGTGGCGCAGCTGCTCGTCGGCGACGAGGTCGGCGATGTCATACACCGGCGCGGCGGCGACCTCCGCGGCGTCGAAGACCGCCATCGCCTCCGCGAGCGTCTTCGACGCGACCCAGTCGGCGACCACCTCGTCGACCTCCCGGGCTCGGGCCAACCGCCGCTGCGGATCGGCGAAGTCGGCGTCGTCGACCAGGTCCTCGCGGCCGATCGCGGAGAACACCCGCAGCGCCAGCGCGGGCGAACTGCCCGACATCGCCAGCCAGCGCCCGTCGGCGGTCCGGTAGGTGTTGCGCGGCGCGGAGATGTCCCAGCGGTTGCCGGCCCGCCCCGGCACCAGGCCGAGCTGGTCGTAGCCGAGCAGGGTCTGCTCCAGCAGCCGGGCCAGCGGGTCGATGAGGTTGACGTCGATGAGCTGGCCGGGACCGCCGTGCACGTCGCGGTGATACAGCGCCATCATCACCGCGTAGGCGGCGTTGAGCGACGCCACGCCGTCGGCGAGCATGAACGGCGGCAGCGTCGGTGGCCCGTCGGGCTCGCCGGTGAGGTGGGCGAACCCACTCATCGCCTCGCCGAGGGTGCCGAAGCCCGGGCGCTGCGACTTGGGCCCGCTCAGCCCGTAGCCGGTGATGTGCACCATCACGATCGACTCGTTGACCGCGCGCAGACTGGGGTAGTCCAGCCCCCACCGGCGCAGGGTCTGCGGCCGGGTGTTGGCGATCACGACGTCGGCATCGGCGACCAGCCGCCGCGCCAACGCCTGGCCCTCGGCGCGCCGCAGGTTGAGCGTGATCGACCGCTTGTTGCGCGATATCGACTTCCACATCAGGCCGATGCCGTCGCGCTGGTTGCCCCACGCCCGGATCGGGTCACCGTGGTGAGGCTGTTCGACCTTGATGACGTCGGCTCCGAACTCACCGAGATACGTCGCGACCAGCGGCGCCGCCGCCAGCGTCGCCAGGTCCAGTACCCGCACTCCCTCGAGCATCGCGATCGCCCCGCCGCCCATCTAGGAGGCGGCCGCCACGGCGCGCGCGGAGGCGGGCCGGTTCAGCCCGAGGTGGTCGCGCAGCGTGGAGCCCTCGTAGCGGGTGCGGAACAGACCACGACGCTGCAGCTCCGGCACCACCATGCGCACCACGTCCTCGAACGCGCCGGGCAGGTGGGTGGCGGCGAGCACGAACCCGTCGCAGGCGTCGCTGGTGAACCATTCGGCCATCTGGTCGGCGACCTGGGTGCCGGTGCCGACGAAGCGCGGACCCTGCAGCAGGGTCGCCCGGTGCGCCGCCAGGTCGCGCACCCGGACGGTGTCGCCGCCGATGTGCTCCCGCAGGTTCTCCACCAGCCCGCGGATCCCCGACGCCGATGCGATGAGATCGTCGGTGATCGGGTCGTCGAGGCTGTGCCGGGAGAAGTCGTAGTTCATCAGCTCCGACAGCAGGGTCAGCGACGCCATCGGATGCACCATCTCCTCGAGGAACATCGCCTCGCGTTCGGCGGCGTGGGCCTCGGTCTCACCGACCACCGCGTAGGCCATCGGGCAGATCCGCACCGACGCCGGATCACGGCCGGCATCGGCGATGCGATCCTTCTGGTCCCGGTAGTGGCTGCGCGCCACCTCGATCCCCGGGTCGCCGGTGAAAATCAGTTCCGCCCACCGGGAGGCGAACTCGCGCCCGCGCCCCGAGGAGCCCGCCTGGATGACCACCGGGCGGCCCTGCGGGGTGCGCGGCACCGTCAGCGGCCCGCGCGCCGAGAAGTACCGACCGACGTGCCCCAGTTCGTGCACCAGGGCGGGGTCGGCGTAGTGGCCCGAGGCCCGGTCGTGCAGCACCGCCCCGTCCTCCCAGGAATCCCAGAGACCGGCGACCACCTCCAGGAACTCGTCGGCGCGGTCGTAGCGTTCGTCGTGACCGAGGTGCGACTGCACGCCGAAGTTCTGCGCCTCGCTGTCGTTGACCGACGTGACCACGTTCCAGGCCGCACGCCCGGCGGAGAGGTGGTCCAGGGTCGCGAAGGTCCGCGCCACGTGGAACGGCGCGTGGTAGGTGGTCGAGTAGGTCGCGCCCAAACCGATCCGGGAGGTGGCCTGGGCAAGGACCCCCAGCACCACACTGAGGTCGAGCTTGACCGGCCGCGCCCCGTAGCGCACCGCGTCGGCGACCGAGCCGCCGTAGATGCCGGGCATCGCCAGCCGGTCATCGAAGAACATCAGGTCGAAGCAGCCCTCCTCGAGTTGCCGACCGATCTTGGCGTAGTAGGACGCGTCGAGATAGCCGTGCTCGGTGGCGGGGTGTCGCCACGAACCCGCGTACACCGACGTGCTGCCCGCTTGCATGAACGCCACCAGGGACATCGTGCGTTGTTGTGTCATGCCCACACGCTAACATGTGATATATCAGATTTCAAATCTAATGTTGTTGGCCTGCTATCGTGCTGGTATGTCAAGCCCGGTCGACGTCGGCGGCACCGTGCGCGAGCGGGCGGCGCGCGAGTTGCGCAACCGGATCCTGACCGGGGCGCTGCCCGCCGGTGCCCGCCTCGACCTCGACGCGATCACCGCCGAGTTCGCCACCAGCCGCACCCCGGTGCGCGAAGCACTCCTGGAGCTGTCGTTCGAAGGGCTCGTGCGCATCGCCCCGCGCAGCGGGATCACGGTGGTCGGCATCAACGCCGACGACATCGTCGACAGCTTCACCATCCTCGGTGTCTTGACCGGACAGGCCGCCGCATGGGCCGCCCAGCGGATCACGCCCGACGAACTCAGCGCCCTGTGGAAAGCCGCCACCGATGTCGCCGCCCGATCCGGCGACGCGAGCATCGGCGAGGCCAACTGGCGTTTTCATCAGGAGGTGCACCGGGCGGCCCAGTCCGAACGCCTGCTCGCCCAGATCCGGCTGGCCGCCCGGGTGGTCCCCACCAACTTCTTGACGCTGTTCCCCGAACATGAGCGCCACTCCCTCGGCGAGCACGACGAGCTCCTCGAGGCGATCGGCGACCACGAGCCCGAGCGTGCCCGTTCCATCGCCGAACGGCACGTCCTGCAAGCCGGCCGATCACTGGCGACCTGGCTGCAGAGTCAGCCGGAGAGGTTGAAGTTGCCGCTCGAGCCGTAGACCGAGAGCGAGACCAGCAGCGTCACCGACACCACGGCGATCAGGGAGACCCGAACGGCGTTGCCCACCGCCAGGCCGACACCGGCCGGACCGCCGGCGGCGAAGAAGCCGAAGTAGGTGTGGATTAGCAGCACGGTCAGCGCCATCAGGATGGCCTGCAGAAACGACCACATGAGGTCGATCGGGTTGAGGAAGGTGCGGAAGTAGTGGTCGTAGAGACCGGCCGACTGTCCGAACAGCACCACCACGGTGAACCGACTGGCCAAAAACGACAGGATCACCGCGATCGAGTACAGCGGGGCGATCGCGCACATCCCGGCGACGATGCGCGTGCTGACCAGGTAGGCGACCGGGTGGATCGCCATCGACTCCAGTGCGTCGATCTCCTCGTTGATCCGCATCGCACCCAGCTGCGCGGTCACCCCGGCCCCGAAGGTCGCCGCCAACCCGATTCCGGCAACCACCGGCGCGGAGATCCGCACATTGATGAACGACGCCAGGAACCCGGTCAGCGCCTCGATGCCGATGTTGCCCAGCGAGCTGTACCCCTGCACGGCGAGGGTGCCCCCGGCGGCCAACGTCAGGAAGCCGACGATCACCACGGTGCCGCCGATCATCGCCAACGTGCCCGCCCCCATGCTGATCTCGGCGACCAGGCGGATGATCTCCCGGCGGTAGTGGGTGACCGCGAACGGGGTGGTGGCAATGGCCTTGCCGTAGAACACGGTGTGATCACCGATGCGGCCCAGCGCGACGACCGGTCGCTTGAGTTCTCGGGTCAGCCGCGGATAGGCGGCTTGCAACGTCACGACATCCTCCGCTCTACCCGGTGGTCATTCGGATACCGATCGCGGTCACCAGGACGTTGACGACGAACAGGGCCATGAACGCGTAGACGACGGTCTCGTTGACCGCGTTGCCGACGGCCTTGGCACCGCCGCCGGAGATCGTCAGGCCCCGGTAGCAGGCGACCATGCCGGCGATCAGCCCGAAAAGGGCCGCCTTGACACACGAGATGACCAGCTCGGGGACCCCGGTCAACAGGGTGATCCCGGCGGCGAACGCACCCGGGTTGACGTCTTGGACGAACACCGAGAAGACGTAGCCGCCCAGGATCCCGATGATGACGACCAGGCTGTTCAACAGCAGGGCCACCAGCCCCGCGGCCAGGATGCGCGGCGCGACCAGCCGCTGCACCGGGTTGATGCCCAGCACCTCCATGGCCTCGATCTCCTCGCGGATCGTGCGGGAGCCCAGGTCCGCACACATCGCGGTCGCACCGGCACCGGCGACGATCAACACGGTGACCATCGGGCCGACCTGCGTCACCGCACCGAACGCGGCGCCGGCACCCGAGAGGTCGGCGGCACCGAGTTCGCGCAGCAAGATGTTCAGGATGAAGCTGACCAACACCGTGAACGGGATCGCCACCAGGACGGTCGGCGCCAGCGAGACGCGGGCGACGAACCACGACTGCTCGAGGAACTCCCTGCCCTGGAACGGCCGCCGGAACACGAATTTCAGCGCGTCCAGCGACATCGCGAACAGCCCGCCGACGGCCTGCATCGCCCCCGACAGGTCACGGCCGAACAGCACTCCCGGCAACCGGCTACTCACCCGGTCTCGCTACCGCCACTGGTCCTCCGAAGGGCTCGCCGCCGACATGATCTTCCGCATTTTGGCACATCCGCTCCCCCGTTGAGAACCCAACCGTCATATTCCGTAAGTTGGATACGTCGATATCGACATATCCCGTTCTCAATCCTGATTCTCCTCGTGGGCGCCCCGCTCGCCCGCCTCAGAGCCGGCCCTCGCCCCGCAGGTCCGGGTGCACCCACTGCGGCGAACGGCGTTCTTTGAATGCGCGGAATCCCTCGACGGCCTCGGGGGCGCGCAGGCTGGTGGCCATGCCGATCCGATCGTAGAGGCCGAGGTAGGCGTCCAGGCTCGATTTGACCGCCGCCCGCGCCGCCGGTGCCGTGCGGCAGCACTGCGCCAGGATCTCGCGGGCGACCACCGGCAGATCGTCGTGGGCCACCACCCGGGTGACCATGCCCCAGTCCAGCGCCTCGGCGGCGGACAGGACGCGGCCGGTGAGCATCAGGTCGCGGGTTCGCACCGGCCCGATCACCCGGGCCAGCATCTGGCTGTAGTAGGTATCGGCGATCCCGCGGAACAGCTCCGGGACCCGAAACGTCGCCCGGTCGCTGGCCACCGACACGTCGCTGCACAGCGCGATCTGCAATCCGCCGCCCTGACACAGCCCGTTGACCGCGGCGACCACCGGTTTCGTCGAGGTGCGCAGCGCGTCGAACGGGGTGATGTCCATGCCCAGCGCCGCCCCGAAGGTGATCCAGTCGTCCGCGCCCCCGCCGCCCATGTCGCCGCCCGGGGCGAACACGTCGCCGGTGCCGGTGATCAGCAGCCCGGCGAGATCGGCGTCCTCGTTGACCCGGCCCACCGCGTAGCGCAGCCCGAAGTACATCGCCGGCGTCAAGGCGTTGCGGGCCTCGGGGCGGTCGATGGTGCACACCGCGATCGGCCCGTCCCGTCGCAGCGACAGGTACGGGGTTCCGAGCCAGTCGCCCTCGGGCGGCCCCTGCGTTGCGGCACTCACGTGATCCGACCTTCCTTTCCTGATCCCGACGCGGCGGCGAGCTCGCGCACCAGCTCAAGGGTGCCCAGGTCGCGGATCGCCCGGCACCCCCGGCGCAGCATGGTGACCATCATGTCGTCGCCGCGGTCGGTGCCGGTCGCGAAGACGAACCCCAGCGCGCAGATCAACGGCGCCTGCAGCATCCCGAACCGATAATCCCGCCAACAGGTCTGCCAGTCGTAGCCGGTGACCCCGTGACCCGCCAGCGCGCCGTGGTAGGCGGCCACCAGGTCGCGTTCGATCGCCGATCGCAGCTCCGGTTGCAGACTGGTCGCGGTGAAATAGGCCAGGTCCCGGGCCGGCAGACCCACCCCCAGGGTCTGCCAATCGACCACCCAGACCTGCTCACCGTCGGGATCGAACAGCATGTTGTCCAGCCGGTAGTCGCCGTGGATCAGGCTGAACCGGCCCAGCGGAGCCGAGACCCACGGTGTGACCAGATCCAGCGCCTCGGTCAGGGTGCGGCAGTCGGCCTCACCGAGGCGCGCACCCAGTTTCTCCACGGTGCTCTGCGCGCACATCCGGGCGATATCGCCCATGCCGGTGGCCCCGGCCTCGTCCAGCTGGGTCATCGCCAGCCCCGGGAACGTCGGCCACTCCGGCCCACACCAGGTCGGTCCGTGCAGCCCGGCCAGCGCGGTCGCCGCCAGCAGCGCCTGACGCTCATCGCACCCTGCGAGCTGGTCGCCTTGCACAGCCGGCGCCTGGTCGGAGAGCAACAACGCGAACTCGGTGGCGTCGGCGCTGATCTCGCAGTGGAAGCACCGTGGTGTGGGCACCCGGACCCGGTCGGCCACCGAGGTGTAGAACGCGCACTCGCTGCGATAACCCAGGGTGACACGTTCGCGCACCGCGTCGTCGGCGGCGGGCAGCTTGATGACGAAGGTGTTCGCGAGACCGGCCGGGTTGCTCGCGTAGCGCACCGACACCCGATAGGTGGCGCCGGTCTGACCGGTGCCGACCGGGACGACGTCGACCGCACTCACCTCGACGTCATGATCGCTCAGCACCGCGGCGATCCAGTCCGCGGTGACGTGATCGGGATGGCGCGGGATCGGCCGCACGGCGGTCATCGGACCAATTCCGCTCTACCGGGCTGCGAGCGCAGACCCGCCACGATCTCGGTGACGGCCGCTTCGCCCAGCGTCGGCGGCAAGGCGGGCAGGACACGATCGAGCACCCCGGCACAGCGCCGACGCAACGCCGCGGCCACGTCGGCGACCGGCGCGACCACGCTGAACGCATCGAGCATCTCGTCGTCGATCAGCGCCCCCATCGCGTCCCACTCTCCGCGCAGCGACAGGGCGTGCAACCGCGGTTGCAGTGCCGCCCAGCCGTGCAGCTCCAGTACCGGACGGTACGCCGGCGTCGAGGCGTAGAACGCGATCTGTCGCCGTGTCGCGCTCGCCGCGGCGGCCATCTCGACGTCGGTCTCGCCGGTGACCACGAACACCGGCAGCGACAGTTGACACTCCTTGCGGCAGCGGCCGGCCCGATTCAGGCCCCGTTGCAAAGCCGGCAGGGTCACCTCACGCAGATACCGTGGAGTGGTGAAGGCGTGAGCGTGCATGCCGTCGGCGATTTCGCCGCAGAGTTCGGTCATCGACTCCCCCACCGCGGCGAGGAAGACCTTCGGGAAACCGAACGGTTGCGGCGCGGGGGCGAACATCGACGTCATCAGGGTGTGCCGGTAGAACTCGCCGTCGAAACCGAGCCGTGTCCGCTCCTGCCAGGACGCCCAGATCGCCCGTAGCGCGGCCACGAACTCCCGCATCCGGGCCACCGGTCGGCTCCACGGCATGCTGAAGCGCTTCTCGATGTGGGGGCGGATCTGGGTCCCCAGGCCCAGGATGAAGCGTCCCTGCGAGTAGGCCTGCAGGTCCCAGCCGAGGTGGGCCACCGTCATCGGGTTGCGCGCGAAGGCCACCGCCACGCTGGTGCCGACCTGCAGTCGTGCGGTGTGTTCGGCGGC
This sequence is a window from Mycolicibacillus parakoreensis. Protein-coding genes within it:
- a CDS encoding CaiB/BaiF CoA transferase family protein, which codes for MSGPLSGIRILEVGVMLAGPYATMMLADLGAEVIKIEPPGGEISRQVGPSYFASLNRNKRSVRLDLASESGQARLGELVAESDALLVNMKPSVIRRLGLTYDALKRHNDRIVCVALTGFGLDGGDQPAFDYVIQAATGVAAMTGDPAGPPVLPGYSSADNSTGLTAALGLLAQIVSGRGGQVEVSLRDVMLSQLNYRASSYLNDGLEPRRYPHGAHSYYVPAQLFATADGYLALFITHDGFWKAFAEEAGIDGFTRMDERAARREEVLAAVSAALAADTAEGWEQRLRPLGIPVSAVRTLPEALKENPEMVVTAGDFRLVGSPIRIAGDEPTYVPPPELID
- a CDS encoding LLM class F420-dependent oxidoreductase, with product MRLGVMIGAERGDMARKVTKLVADIEWAENAGLDTAWVPQVPNDFDALTAVALMGVKSSRIEIGTAVVPLQAQHPIALARQALSVHAAIGGRLALGVGPSHHWIVADMLGLPYQRPAAYTRDYLQVLNAAVGGPGPVDVENTNFTVHNPTVLGADSPLPVLVAALGPVMLDLAGQLTDGTSLWMADERAIGDHIAPRITKAAENAGRPAPRIVAGIPVCLCGADEVDAARERANQILGEAEVSPNYQRLLERGEARDVGDLCAAGDESAILARFRRFADAGVTDLSVRLLPIGETRDELVASKYRTREVIAELAKEIR
- a CDS encoding cobalamin-dependent protein (Presence of a B(12) (cobalamin)-binding domain implies dependence on cobalamin itself, in one of its several forms, or in some unusual lineages, dependence on a cobalamin-like analog.), whose product is MISSPSSADPVPARVLVAKPGLDGHDRGAKIVARTLRDAGFEVIYTGIRQRIDDIVATAVQEDVAVVGLSILSGAHVALTGRVVEALRAADAADIAVVVGGTIPQSDVAKLRSLGAAAVFPTGTSLEELVAGVRRLVEQVEV
- a CDS encoding methylmalonyl-CoA mutase family protein, whose product is MDDSVQTSSGIPLKAVYGPADRRADPPEPGGYPFTRGNFASGYRGRLWTFRQYSGFGTAEESNRRYRYLLDQGGTGLSVALDLPTQCGYDSDDPEVGEEVGRVGVAVDTLADAEILFDTIPLDKISTSFTINGTAAILLAFYVAAAERRGIPRAKLTGTIQNDILKEYASRGTWIWPPEPSLRLIADTIEFCAAEVPRFNAISVAGAHFRDAGANAVQEMAFTLADGVTYCDTVVERGRMSIEQFAPQVSFFFYTHGDFFEEVAKYRAGRRRWATLVRERYGASTDKASMFRFGCVAGGASLYAPQAQNNLVRVAYESLAAVLGGVQSMFTAAWDEPFALPSEESATLALRTQQILAYETGVTRVVDPLGGSYFIEALTDATEERIIEIMADLENHGGMVRAIEDGYLQGLIADEAFKIHHEIESGERPVVGVNRFTSDEPPPEIATYELDAEGREVQLKRLARVKSERDSDDVAATLAALSRAAEGDDNLMHPLIDCANAYCTVGEMVAALKAVWGEFQQPVVF
- a CDS encoding HpcH/HpaI aldolase/citrate lyase family protein: MTGLLRRSELAVPAANDHMFARALSSGADLVFLDLEDAVPPQHKVESREKAIGALTDLDWGRTARAVRINALDTPWCHDDVIEVVTRAGSHLDTIIVPKARTARDVWWVDVLVTQLEEKLHLDTSIRLEVLIEEVEGLANAEAIAKASPRLDALIFGVGDFSLSQGARVDTNFVPLGEYPGDFWHYARNKIMVAARIAGIDAIDAPYPDYADLTGYRRDAQRASLIGYTGKWAIHPDQVPVANAVYAPTEEEIALAERNLAAYRQAAEGGRGAVGVDGVLVDAAHVKMAEQTLARAALIEG
- a CDS encoding CaiB/BaiF CoA transferase family protein, which encodes MLEGVRVLDLATLAAAPLVATYLGEFGADVIKVEQPHHGDPIRAWGNQRDGIGLMWKSISRNKRSITLNLRRAEGQALARRLVADADVVIANTRPQTLRRWGLDYPSLRAVNESIVMVHITGYGLSGPKSQRPGFGTLGEAMSGFAHLTGEPDGPPTLPPFMLADGVASLNAAYAVMMALYHRDVHGGPGQLIDVNLIDPLARLLEQTLLGYDQLGLVPGRAGNRWDISAPRNTYRTADGRWLAMSGSSPALALRVFSAIGREDLVDDADFADPQRRLARAREVDEVVADWVASKTLAEAMAVFDAAEVAAAPVYDIADLVADEQLRHREVFVRADDPDLGAMTVQAPVPKFSASSGRVEHLGPALGEHNAAVYGEILGLTTTEIDDLRADGVL